The following proteins come from a genomic window of Rutidosis leptorrhynchoides isolate AG116_Rl617_1_P2 chromosome 10, CSIRO_AGI_Rlap_v1, whole genome shotgun sequence:
- the LOC139870152 gene encoding LOW QUALITY PROTEIN: xanthotoxin 5-hydroxylase CYP82C4-like (The sequence of the model RefSeq protein was modified relative to this genomic sequence to represent the inferred CDS: deleted 2 bases in 1 codon) → MKNLHLPQFSPYVVLVIFILTYTYYKIRNKNNTKKVVNLKPPVPSGSLPFIGHLHFLRGQAPLARILGKIADDYGPIYSLRLGSRQALVVSSWQMVKECFTTNDKNFATRPYSAVSRHMVYDNTGFALAPYGPYWREMRKLVSSELFTSQRVEKFCHIRNSEVNDSIVDLFKLQSGGRAPVLNMSKWFENITFNIIIRVLAGKRFSEEGYNEDVHVKEAITEGLYISGAFVVSDFFPFLERIDIGGYVKAMKQVAKQVDGVIGKWLDEHIEKRKECDTDEEGDFMDVMLSTLPEDAKMSGQGRETIIKSTTLVLMLTGSESTALTMTWALSLLLNNPNVLKSAQKELDIHVGKHRWAEDSDVKNLTYLQAIVKETLRLYPPGALAGPHEAMEDCHVEKYHVPKGTRLIVNVWKLHRDPQVWSDPHEFRPERFLKEHCDLNYQGHNFEYIPFGTGRRMCHAITFASHVIYLTLARLIQGFDLSTPMGKPVDMTEGLGIALQKVKPLEVIITPRLPQELYQTN, encoded by the exons ATGAAAAATTTACATTTACCCCAGTTTTCACCATATGTAGTCCTGGTGATTTTCATTTTAACCTACACTTACTACAAAATAAGAAACAAAAACAACACAAAAAAGGTTGTAAAC CTTAAACCACCAGTACCCTCAGGTTCATTGCCTTTTATCGGTCACCTTCATTTTTTACGTGGTCAAGCTCCTTTAGCAAGAATACTTGGAAAGATAGCCGATGACTACGGGCCCATTTACTCCCTACGTCTTGGTAGTCGTCAAGCGTTAGTTGTCAGCAGTTGGCAGATGGTCAAAGAGTGCTTTACTACCAATGACAAAAACTTTGCAACTAGACCCTATTCGGCCGTTAGCCGACACATGGTGTATGACAACACTGGTTTTGCATTAGCACCATATGGACCATATTGGCGAGAAATGCGAAAGCTGGTTAGCTCTGAGCTTTTTACAAGCCAACGCGTTGAAAAGTTTTGTCATATTCGTAACTCGGAAGTGAATGACTCCATTGTTGACCTTTTTAAGTTGCAGAGTGGGGGCAGAGCACCTGTTTTGAACATGAGTAAGTGGTTTGAGAACATAACGTTTAATATAATCATACGTGTTTTAGCAGGGAAAAGATTTAGTGAAGAAGGTTATAACGAAGACGTACATGTGAAAGAAGCTATAACGGAAGGGTTGTATATTAGTGGCGCTTTTGTTGTGTCTGATTTTTTTCCGTTTTTGGAACGAATCGACATTGGAGGGTACGTTAAAGCTATGAAACAAGTGGCGAAACAAGTTGATGGGGTTATTGGAAAATGGCTTGATGAACATATTGAGAAGAGAAAAGAGTGTGATACTGATGAAGAAGGCGATTTCATGGATGTGATGCTGTCAACTCTGCCGGAAGACGCTAAAATGTCGGGCCAAGGGCGTGAAACAATCATCAAGTCAACAACCCTG GTTCTCATGTTGACGGGTTCAGAAAGCACTGCGTTGACAATGACATGGGCGCTTTCTTTACTACTGAACAACCCAAACGTCTTAAAATCAGCGCAGAAGGAGCTTGATATCCATGTAGGCAAACATAGATGGGCCGAAGATTCAGACGTTAAAAACTTAACATATCTACAAGCCATAGTCAAGGAAACGCTGAGATTGTATCCACCGGGAGCCTTAGCAGGTCCTCACGAGGCCATGGAGGACTGCCATGTTGAGAAATATCATGTCCCAAAAGGGACCCGGTTAATAGTAAACGTATGGAAGTTACACCGGGACCCACAAGTTTGGTCCGATCCGCATGAGTTTAGACCAGAAAGGTTTCTTAAGGAACATTGTGATTTAAATTATCAGGGTCATAACTTTGAGTACATTCCGTTCGGTACTGGAAGACGAATGTGTCATGCGATCACATTTGCTTCGCATGTTATATACTTGACACTTGCTCGGTTAATTCAAGGGTTTGACTTGTCAACGCCAATGGGGAAACCTGTTGATATGACTGAGGGGTTAGGCATTGCGTTACAGAAGGTTAAACCGCTTGAAGTGATCATTACTCCACGCCTTCCTCAAGAACTCTATCAGACCAATTAG